The Hymenobacter swuensis DY53 genome includes the window GGGTGCTGTTCTATCTGCACTATACCAGCATCATCTACCACACGGCCCAGCTCACCAAGCACCTCGGCCTGAAAACGCCGCGCTACCTCTGCTTCTCCGGCAAAGGCAGCCTCTACCTGCGCCTGCTGGCCGGCGGCAGCTCGCTGGTGGCCATCGAGAAGATTACGAAGGCCATCTTCCAAGCCGTAACGGGTGTGGAGCCGCCGCACAACTTCCGCGTCATCCTGGCCGACAACCCCAAGGAAGCCACCACCAACGGCGGCGTGCTGTTCGAGGAGAAAACCACCACCGACTACGACAACATCAAGCCCGTGAAGTACAGCGGCGCCGTAGAAGGCACCGAGCTCAACCAGCAGCGCCTGAAACTGAATCAGGTGGATGCCGAACTGAAAAACACGGTGCTCGACAACGTGCGCAACTACCTCACCCTGGTGCTGGAAGGCGACGACGTAGCGCCCTACCTACGCGAAGTAGGCGTGGACGTGGACCGTCAGCGCGTGAAAGACATCCTGCTCCGCGAAATCGAGGACAGCCTGAGCCTGGGCCTGCATCAGTTCCAGCGCCAGCTTTCCTCCGACGAAACCCTGCCAGAAACCTTGTTCTTCCTGCCGCTGAAACAGGCGCTGTACAACCTGAGCCGCGAGCTGCAGGCGTAGCTAAATGGGTAAAAGATCAGTAAAGCAACTAGTATTCTTTACAGCCTTCGGGGTATTTGTGTACTTCCTGCACTCCAGCGGAAAAGAAGGTGATATAAAAGTGTATGCAAAGAATATCAGGAGCGAATACAGGGGAGTAATAATTGAAAAGTACCGTCGAAAAACAGACTACATCAAAATTCGTACGGAGGATTCAATTATCGATATTCCTTTGCTAAGCCCTACGCTCGAAGAGAATGCGCAAGTAGGAGATTCAATAAAAAAGGTTGCCTTAAAGAATGAATGTGTACTCACGAAAAATGGGCAGGTTATGCACATGGAGTATGTCTTCATTTCAGAATCAATAAGGAATGATAGTCGTTGGCCCAAAGACTTGTCACATGTAGTTGCCTCTGACGAATAGTACATTCATTGATTCGAATAAAAAAAGCCCGCTTCCTACCCCAACACCCTATGACCCTTTCCCGCCGCGTTGCTTCTTTGCTTACCGGCCTGCTGCTGCTTGCGGCGGGCGTCCATGCCCAAACGCCCCTCGGCCAGCCCACGCTGGAGGAGCGCAAAGTGCAGATCTGGTGCGCTACGGCCAAGTTCGTGTACGAAGACACGGGCCACCCCGAGCTGAAAAGCCAGTTGAAATGCGGCGGCCCGTTGAAGGACTTTGCCGGCAGCATCAAGGCCGATGAGCAGCGTGTGTACTCGGCGCTGTACCAGCCGCTGGAAGTGCAGGGCGTGATGTACAAGGGCCTGGGCTCGGATAACTCCCGCCTGCAGACGCTGGTGCGCGAAATCATCAACCGGCTGCGCACCTCCCCGGCCCGCAAGGGCAATGCCGCCCGGCTGGCCGGCGTGACGAAGCTAGAAACGGCCCTGAAAAACTACCTCGACCAGGGCACGCCCATCGGCGACCTGTCCGCGGCCGAAGCCGCCGCCGAAACCGAAACCGTCGATACCACTGCCACCACCGACGAGGCGACGGCTGCCGCCCCCGGCGACGCTGGTCTGGACGAGGCGGGTGTGGCTACTCCTACACCAGCCGCCGCATCCGGGGCCGGGGAGAGCCTAATGAACAAGTTTTTCGGCCCTCTGGGGCTGATTTTGGCCCTGCTAAGCTTGGTGCTGTACGCGCTGATGCGCAAGAGCCTCGGGGAGTTTCAGAAGGAGCTGAGCGCCCGCATCGACAAACGCCGCGACGAAATTCTGGCTTTGCAAACAACGCCCGGCAGCAGCGGCAAGCCCGCCGAGCTGTTCTCGCCGGCCCAGCTGCGCGAGCTGGAGCAGCTGATCCAGCAGCGCGTGGAGCAGGAGCTGCAGAAGCGCCAAGCCGCGCCGAAAACCAACGTAGCTGCCGCGGCTCCTGCTGCTCCGGCTCCGCAACCCGTAGTGCCTGCGCCGGCTCCGCAATCTGCGGCACCTACTCCGGCCCCGGTAGCACCACCCGTGCCGGTGGCAGCGCCCACGCCGGCTCCGGTGCCGCCATCGGCTGCTCCGGCCGCCCCGGTGAGCAGCCCCGCCGCCCCGCAGGAGGAGTTCGACAACCTGGTACCGCCCGTGCAGCTGCCAACCGCGCCCGCCGCTGCCCCGGCCGTATCCGCCGCCGACCTGCCCCGCACGCGCTACGTGAAGGTGCCCGTGAATGGGGTGTTCAACGAGTACGACTTCTCCGACGAGCCCCAGCACGACAGCATCTACGAGATTCACCTGGATCCGCAGTGGCCCGAGCTGGCCACGTTCAGCGTAACGCAGAACCCCGCCGTGCACGCCTATGCCATCCAGAGCGCGCAATATTCCCTGCGCGAAGCTTGCAAGTACCAGCAGCCCGCCGGCCCGGTCACGCGCATCGTGACGGAGGAAGAAGGCGTGCTGCGCAAAGCCGCCGGCGCCTGGCAGATCGAGCAGAAAGCTGCCATCCGGTTTGAGTAGACACCGTCTGTCATCCTGAGCTTGCGAAGGACCTTTCTACGTTTGAACGAACCTCGTAATAGTGGCTTGTTCTAACGTGATAAGGTCCTTCCTTCGTCAGGATGACAGCGTGGGAATGCCGTACTTTACTGTTCTATGCTTGAAATCATCCTCGAAGTTCTGGTGGTGACCGTGGTGGTGGGGCTGCAGATTCGCACGTTTCTGCGGACGCGGGCCAATGCCCGGCGGCTGGCCGTGCTGTATCCACCCAAGGAAAGCCTGCGCGTGGAGCACCGCATTGTGCTGCCCGACGGCCGCGACCTGCCCGATTACGCCGCCGACGCCCCGCCCGAATCTTTCGCCTCCAACCTCGTCAAGGCCGAAAACGCCTCGCCCGAGTTTCAGGAAATTCTGCTTGATACCAACGACTACCTGCGCCACAACAAAGGCGCAGCGGCCGATTTTGGGATTCTGAAGGACATTTCGGAGCGCCAGAGCGAGGTGCTGGACAATGCAGTGCAGGCCGAGGTGGCCACTCCCCTGTATCTGGGGCTGCTGGGCACGTTTCTGGGCGTGATTCTGGGGTTGGTGGGTATTGCTCGCAACGGGGTGTCGGATGAAAACGCGCTGACGCCCTTCCTCACCGGCGTACTCATTGCCATGACGGGCTCCTTCGTGGGGCTGCTGCTCACGCTGCTCGGCAACGGCGTGCTGCGCCAGGCCCGCCACCAGCTCGACCGGCTCCAGAACCAGTACTACACCTTCCTGCAGGCCCGCCTGCTGCCGGTGCTGCACGCCGATATGGCTAGCTCGCTCACCAACCTTAAGTCGGTACTCGATGCCTTCAACCAGCAGTTTGTGGGCCAGGTGGAGCTGTTCAACCCGCTGATGGAAAAGGTAACGCAGAACATCCGGGTGCAGAGCGACTTCCTGGAGCGCCTCGATACCATCGGCTACGACAAGATGGCGGCGGCCAACATCCTAGTGTTTGAGAAGGTGCGCGAGTCGGCGGAAATGTTCAGCGCCTTTACCGGCTACCAGCAGCGCCTCAACGAGATGCTGCAGAACGGCTACCATTCGGCAGAGGCGGTGAACAGCATCCTAGACCGGCTGCGGGGCTTCGAGAAGGGCATCAACGACCTGGGCCAGTACATCGGCGGTAACAACAACTCGGTGCAGCTGATGCTAGATTTCTTCCAGAAGCACCAGGTGGAGCTGCGCAACCTCAAGGACCGCGCCGAGCAGCACATCGACCAAGCCGGCGTGGGCCTCGCCGACGTGATGAACAAGCGCCTGGCCTACAACGAGCGGCAGGCCCAGCTGGCCTACGAGAAGTGGCAGCAGTATTTCGAGCAGCTCAACGCCGACAACGTCTTCGAGAAGCTGCTGAAACAGCTGGAGCCTTTCCAGAACCTCAACACCCAGCAAGCCGACCTCAGCCGCGACGTCACGGCCACCCAGCGCGAGCTGCTGCGCAAAGTGGAAGTCGATTCCCAGATTCAGGCCAAGTTGCTGCTGGAGCTGTCGAACCTGAACACCGTGCTGGTGAAAGCCACGTCCAAGAACCGTTTCCAGCGGTTTATGGATAAGCTGTTTGGCGGTGTGAAGCCGCAGTAAGGGTAGTAATTATGACGGTATTTTTCCTGCGTATATGGCTAAATTTGAGCTTTTTAATCACTGTATATCCTTCGCAGAGTGAGGTAATAAGGATTGAAATTCCTAGTCATTACAGTAAGCTCTACAATGAGGAGTTGATTAAGCGTCTCGTAATTCGTCCGGGCCTTGATAAGACAAAATACATTACTGCTGCCGATACGGTTTTAAACGCGCTGGAAGTATGCGGTGGTAATGGCGTTTACTATTTCGGCCAAGGCCCGACGGATCACACTGCTGGTAAGTATCAAGTTGTAACCAGAGTAGGGAATGAGTTGCAATATGTACGTAATCGTACAAGTCAATTGAGCCACAAGCGACTAGTTGAGGCATATTATGCGGGCACGCTGTATAGTGATAAGTGTTTCACATATAAGCGTAATGAGTCACTGATGAGTCAAGTTATCAAGCTAGTCGATCTTAATCGGAAAAAGGTTTCCAGCGACAAATTCTAATTTCGACTCCTTTTCATGAACAACGCCACCTCCAACAAACGCCAAAGCAACGACTTCTTCTGGCCCAGCTATGTGGACCTGATGACGTCCTTGTTCGTGGTGATGCTGGTGCTGTTTGTGTACAGCTTCAAGCTGTTCAAGGACCGGGAAGGGGAGCTGAAGCAGGCCAACGGTGAGCTGAAAGCCAAGGCCGCCGAGCTGGAGCAGATTACTAAAATCCGCCGCTCTTTGCAGCAGCTCGAGGGCCGCTATTTCCGCTACGACCCCACCAACGAGCGCCACGAGCTGCTGGTACCCGTGCAGTTCAAAGCCGGCCGCGATGAAATCCAGGACAGCTACAAGCCCGCCCTGCTGCAAGCCGGCCGAACCCTGCGCACAGTACTTAAGAGCATCAAAACCGACCAGCCCGTACGCTACCTAGTGATTGTGGAAGGCATGGCCGCGCGCTACCCCCAGGGCGACCCGCGCAACGCTCGCGAGGAGCAAACCACCTACCAGCTCAGCTACCGCCGCGCCCTCAACCTGCTCAACCTCTGGAAACAGAACGGCCTCAATTTCGGCCAGGACCGCGGCATCGAGCTCATCATCGGGGGCAGCGGCTTCTACGGCACCGGCCGCTACCAGGGCCGCCGCGAAGGTGACAACAAACGCTTCCTGATCCAGGTGATTCCGAAGGTAGGGCGGATGCAGTAGGGGAGAAGTTAAAAACTAAAAGACCGTCATGCTGAGCTTGGCGAAGCATGACGGGCTGTTTTGTGCCTAGATAAGTCCGCCGAAATAAAACTACACCGCTTGTAGCCGCAACTGCTTCTTCTTGGTTTTGTTGCGCCGACCCCACCAGATGACGGTTCCGGTTACGGGCAGACTGGCGCAAATCAGGCTGGTCAGGAAAGCCACGAGTTTGCCGCCGAAACCCAGAATCTGGCCTACGTGCAGGTCGTAGTTCATGTCGGAGAACTTGGTGCCGGCGCTTTTGGTGGCATGAAAACGCGACTCCAGCAGCTGGCCTGATACGGGGTGGAAGGCATACTCGTCGCGGTGGTAGTAGTGCAGTGCCTTCTGGTAGGTCCAGCAAAACGCGGGGGCTTTGCCCGCGCCGGTTGGGCCAATGAGCACCATTTCGTTGGCGGGCGAGAGGTGCCGCGCGGTGCGGTACACTACGTCGGATAGAGGCTGGGCGGCAGTGGATACGGTTTGCAGCGTATCGAGCTTGGTTTCCATCAGTTCCTGCGTCGCTGGCTTACCCCCATCCACCACGTACACAATCGACTGCAGCATCCAGGGGAAAATCATGAACAAGCCTGATAAAGCCAGCACCAGCCCGATGCTGGCCGCGTAGAAGCCCAGCACGTTGTGCAAATCATAGTTGACGCGGCGCCACCGGGCTCCCCACTTGATGGTGAAGCGCTGCTTGCGCTCCTGCTTGCGCTTGGGCCACCATAATATCAGGCCGGTCAGCATCATCACCACAAAAATGGAAATGCTGATACCTACCACCCATTTCGCCACCGGCTCGGGCAGCAGCAGGTGCATGTGGATTTCCTGGATGATAGTGAAGAAGTGCGTACGCAAATCCTGCTCGTGCAGTACTTGGCCCGTGTAAGGGTTCAGAGACACCATAATAGGAGCGCCGGCCTTATCAGTGAAGAACACGGTGGCCGAGCGCTCCGGCCCGAAGTAGGTAGTCCAGCAGTCTTTAGCTTGTATGCCGGGGTGTGTGGCCAAGGCGACGGCCTGCAGCTGCGAGGGCAGCACCTGCGCGGTCGTCTGGGCTTCCACCTTACGCCACGGCTCCGTCAGGTCCCGGATATCATCCTGAAACACGAAGATGGCCCCGGTGATGCTCACAATGAACACCACCAGCCCCGAGGCCAGCCCCAGCCACAGGTGCAGTTTCCCGACGGTTTTCTTGAATGTGCTCATAGGCGAAGGCAAAAGCGGCTGTCATTCCGAGCAGATCAAAGAATTTGCGCTACCTGAGTGAAAGGTAAATCCAGATTCCTCGCTCCGCTCGGAATGACCGTTAGAACTTGTAGGCGACGCTGCCGATGATGCTACGCAGCTTTTGCGCATTAAAGGTGGTGTACCCAATCCAGTAGTGCTCATTGGCCAGGTTATCAGCCTTCACTGAGAAGCGGTAGTGCGGCAGGTCGTAGAAGGCACTGGCGTTTAGTACCGTGTAGCTGGGCAGCGTGAATACGCCCTGCGAGACGCTATTCAGAATCTTGTTTTCGCTGGCGTAGTTGCCGCCGAAGCCCAGACCCAGCCCTTTGAGCGGGCCTTCCGGCTGGCGGTAGCTTACCCAGGCATTGGCTAGGTAAGGCGAGGACGCCGTGTTGGGACGACGTCCGTTCACGTTTTCGTTGGTGTTGACGAACTTCGAGTAGTTGTAGGCAAACCCGCCCACCACGTTCAGGCCCGGCAGCGGATTGGCCGTCAGGCTCAGCTCCGTGCCGCGGCTCCACTGGGTGCCGTCTTGGGCGCTGATGGTCAGCGTGGTGTTATCGGGGTTGGTAACGGTGTAGAGCGGCCGCAGGATGTTCTGTACCCGAATGTCGTAGTAGCTCACCGTGGCGCTCAACCGGCCGGCGGCAGCATCCAGCTTTACCCCGGCTTCCGCTTGGTTGGCGCGCTCGGGCTTGGTCACAAACGACTGCCGTTCGGCATTGATGTAGGAGCTGTTCTGGTTGTTGAAGCTGTTCTGGTAGTTGGCGAATACGGCAATCCGGTCTTTCACGGGCTGGTACACTAGGCCGAATTTCGGCGAAACGGCTGTTTGCTGGTATGCTTCCACCGGCGAGTACAGGATGCCGCCTTTGTTATCGTAGCGGTCCACGCGCAGGGCAGCCAGCACGCTGAGTTGGTCGGTCAGGTTCAGCACATCCGATACGAACGCGCTGTAGGTATTGACTTTGGTGGTAACCGGGTAACGCCCCGGAGCCTGGGCGGCGTACTTGGCATCGACGACGCCTTTATTGAAGGAGCGGTAATCAGTGCCCGGCACGTTGATCTGCACCGTATCGATAGTGCCCCCGAAGAACTCAATGTCGGAGTCGAGGCGCAGGAAATCCAGCCCGAACACTACGCGGTTACGGAGGTTGCCCACCTGAAAATCGCCGTTGAACAACTGCTGCACCTGGTAGGTCTGGCGGCGGCTGTCCTGCGTCGACTGATCGGCGCGGATCAGGCTGCTGACCCCGGGAGTGGTGCCTCTGCCCAGCGCAATGTCCGAGGCCAGATAGAAGTAGGCGCCGTTGCCTTCGGAGTAGCTGCGGCTCGACGACAGGTACGTAGTAGAGGTGAAGCTGGGCGAAATGCGGTAGCGCACCTGCCCAAACAGGTTGGTGCTGCGCGAATCCTGCGTCAGGCCCGGCCCCTGGTACGACTGACGGTAGTCGAGCGGCGCCTGATCGGCCCGCGAGAAGCCGAAGTTGTCGACTTTATCGAGGAAGTAGAGGTAGATGAGCTGCTTGCCCACGTTGGTGCTGCGGTACACCTCCGCGTCCAAGTTGATGGTCAGGCGGTCTGAGGGTTTGAACTGCAGGCTCGGTGCAATGGCTACGTCTTTGGCGAAGCCCGTATAGCCCGCATTCTGAAAGTTGTCTTCGTAGGTATAGGCCCCGTTAAGGCGGAACGCCAGCGTCTTATCTGCGTTGAGCGGCGTGTTTACGTCGACACTGGCCCGGTGGAAGCCATAGCTGCCGGCAGCTACAGCCGCTTCACCCCCAAATTGCTCGTAGGGTTTCTTGGTTACGCGGTTGAGCAGGCCACCGTAGGAGGTCAGGGCCGAGCCGTACAGCGTAGCCGAAGGACCTTTTATAACTTCCAGCTTCTCCAGATTGGCCGCGTCGATGGTATTGGTTACGCCACCGGCCACACCATTGCGCAGCTGGCTTGATACCACAAAACCCCGTGAGGCGTAGAACGAGCCACCGTCGCCGCTACGGCCAGTGGGCTCCCACATTTTCTGGACGCCCGGCGCGTTGCGTGTGGCGTCGTCCACGCTGAATACCAACTGCTCCGTCAGCAGCTCTTTGCCCACGGTGGCGTACACCTGCGGGTTTTCCAGATTGCTGAGCGGCATCTTGCCCACGTCTACGCTGGCGGAGCGGTTGAACTTATTGGTGCGGTTGCCACTGATAACTACCTCTTTGAGCTGCTGGGTATTTTCGGTTAGCATGAAGTCGACTGCCGTGGCTTGGCCGCCACTCACCGTCACGGCCTTTTCTTCACCTTTCAGCCCTACCGCCGAAATAACCACAGTATACTGCCCGTCGCGGACCCGCTCAATCACATACTCGCCTTGGCTGTTGGTAATAGCCCCCTGGCTGCGTCCCTTCAGGCCCACGGTCACGGCCTCGGCCGGGTTGCCATCGGAGGTGGTTATGCGGCCCCGAATGGTGGCGGTTTGCTGGGCTTGTGCCACCAGGGCGCAGG containing:
- a CDS encoding TonB-dependent receptor is translated as MLNLRLLGLTSTLVTCALVAQAQQTATIRGRITTSDGNPAEAVTVGLKGRSQGAITNSQGEYVIERVRDGQYTVVISAVGLKGEEKAVTVSGGQATAVDFMLTENTQQLKEVVISGNRTNKFNRSASVDVGKMPLSNLENPQVYATVGKELLTEQLVFSVDDATRNAPGVQKMWEPTGRSGDGGSFYASRGFVVSSQLRNGVAGGVTNTIDAANLEKLEVIKGPSATLYGSALTSYGGLLNRVTKKPYEQFGGEAAVAAGSYGFHRASVDVNTPLNADKTLAFRLNGAYTYEDNFQNAGYTGFAKDVAIAPSLQFKPSDRLTINLDAEVYRSTNVGKQLIYLYFLDKVDNFGFSRADQAPLDYRQSYQGPGLTQDSRSTNLFGQVRYRISPSFTSTTYLSSSRSYSEGNGAYFYLASDIALGRGTTPGVSSLIRADQSTQDSRRQTYQVQQLFNGDFQVGNLRNRVVFGLDFLRLDSDIEFFGGTIDTVQINVPGTDYRSFNKGVVDAKYAAQAPGRYPVTTKVNTYSAFVSDVLNLTDQLSVLAALRVDRYDNKGGILYSPVEAYQQTAVSPKFGLVYQPVKDRIAVFANYQNSFNNQNSSYINAERQSFVTKPERANQAEAGVKLDAAAGRLSATVSYYDIRVQNILRPLYTVTNPDNTTLTISAQDGTQWSRGTELSLTANPLPGLNVVGGFAYNYSKFVNTNENVNGRRPNTASSPYLANAWVSYRQPEGPLKGLGLGFGGNYASENKILNSVSQGVFTLPSYTVLNASAFYDLPHYRFSVKADNLANEHYWIGYTTFNAQKLRSIIGSVAYKF
- a CDS encoding PepSY-associated TM helix domain-containing protein, which produces MSTFKKTVGKLHLWLGLASGLVVFIVSITGAIFVFQDDIRDLTEPWRKVEAQTTAQVLPSQLQAVALATHPGIQAKDCWTTYFGPERSATVFFTDKAGAPIMVSLNPYTGQVLHEQDLRTHFFTIIQEIHMHLLLPEPVAKWVVGISISIFVVMMLTGLILWWPKRKQERKQRFTIKWGARWRRVNYDLHNVLGFYAASIGLVLALSGLFMIFPWMLQSIVYVVDGGKPATQELMETKLDTLQTVSTAAQPLSDVVYRTARHLSPANEMVLIGPTGAGKAPAFCWTYQKALHYYHRDEYAFHPVSGQLLESRFHATKSAGTKFSDMNYDLHVGQILGFGGKLVAFLTSLICASLPVTGTVIWWGRRNKTKKKQLRLQAV